The region GCGCTTAATCCAGATCCGCGGCATCAATATCGATGCCGAGGTGGGCGAGCACATGCTGTATACCCGCAACAAGGACATTCCAGGGGTGATCGGTGCCCTGGGGATGACTTTGGGCGAGCAGGGGGTGAACATCGCCAACTTCACCCTTGGTCGTTCGGCCGCGAATGGCGATGCCATCGCCATCCTTTATCTCGACGAGCCGATCCCGGCGAGTGCTCTGGCCGCGCTGGAGAAGACCGGGAAGTTCCTGCAGGCCCGCCCGCTGCATTTCGAGATCTGACCCCCGAAGCCTTGCCAAGCGATGCGATCCCGGCCAGACAGGCCGGGATCCTTTGCTTTTTCGGGGGGCGCGATGCCGATCTATGCCATTGGCGACATTCACGGCCAGCTGGAGCTGTTGCACCGCGCCCATCGGCTGATCGAGGCCGATGGCGGGTCTGATGCCCGGATCGTGCACCTGGGCGATCTGATCGACCGCGGCCCCGATTCGCGTGGCGTGATCGACCATCTGATGAGCGGTCAGGCGCAGGGGCGCGACTGGATCGTGCTCAAGGGCAATCATGACCGCTTCCTGCCGACCTTCCTGAAGGATGCCGACTGGATCGATCCGGCCATGTCCTCGGGGGCGGTCTGGACCGAGCATCCGGGGCTGGGGGCGGCGGCGACGCTGGCATCCTACGGGGTCGATGTGAACCAGCCGCGATCGGACCTGCAGGCGGCGGCGCGGGCGGCGGTGCCGATGGCCCATGCCGAATACCTGGCCGGGCTGCCGCTGTGGTATCTGCAGGATGGCCTTTTGTTCGTCCATGCCGGTATCCGGCCCGGCATCGACCTGCAGGCGCAGACCGAGCAGGACCTGGTCTGGATCCGCAAGGGGTTCCTGGACAGCCCGGCCCATCACGGTCCCTTGGTCGTGCACGGCCATACCGCGCTGGACCGCGCCACGCATTTCGGCAACCGGATCGATCTCGACAGCGGCGCGGCCTATGGCGGGCCGCTGTCGGCGGTGCGCTTTGACGATCAGGGCGCCTGGCTGTTGGGCGACGGAGCGCCCGAACTGCTGCACCCGGCGCCAGGCGGCTGATGGGCCGGCTCTCGCCCTGGCATCTGGTTGCGCTGATCGTTCTGGCCACCGCGGGTTTCCTGCTGTTCCTCGGGCGGGTGCCGATCTGCGACTGTGGCTATGTGAAGCTGTGGCACGGAGTCACCAACAGCTCGGGCAATTCGCAGCATCTGACCGACTGGTACACCCCTTCGCATGTGCTGCACGGGCTGCTGTTCTTTGCCATGCTGCATGTCCTGCTGCCGCGTGTGGCGATCGGTTGGCGGCTGGTCCTTGCCACGCTGGTCGAGGCCGGGTGGGAGATCGCCGAGAACACCAGCATGGTGATCGAACGCTATCGCGCTGTGACCATCTCGCTCGACTATTACGGCGATGCGGTGGTGAACTCGGTCGGCGACATGCTGGCGATGATGCTTGGCTTCTGGCTGGCGCGGGTGCTGCCGGTCTGGCTTTCCGTGGCGTTATTTCTGGGAACCGAGGCGGTGACGATCTGGTTCATCCGCGACGGGTTGATCTTGAACGTGCTGATGCTGCTCTGGCCCATCGAGGCGCTGCGTCAGTGGCAGGCGGCGGGCTGACGGCCCGGACAGGAGGATGCGATGAAACGACTGATTGGGCTGGCGATGCTGGCCGCCTTCCCCGCAATGGCCGAGGAAGTGGGCGAGATCGGCGTCGACTGGGTCGGCAATGACATCATCATCGAGGCCATCGCCGATCCCGAGGTGCCGGGCGTGACCTGCCACCTGGCCTATTTCGACCGCTCGGTGATCGACCGGCTGAGCCAGGGCAACTGGTTCGAGGATCCGTCGAACTCGGCCATCGAATGCGCCCGGACCGGGCCGATCACGGTGGGCGACATCGCCCGCGGCAAGACGGGCGAGGATGTGTTTTCCGAAGGCCGCTCGCTGATCTTCAAATCGCTGCGGGTGAAGCGCGTCTATGATGCGACGAATGGCGTGCTCGTCTACCTCGCCCATGCCAATGAGTTGACCGAGGGCTCGGCCAAGATGGCGATCTCGACCGTGGCGCTGACGCCCGAGGAAAAGGCCGCGGCAGGGCCGAACTGAGCCGGCTTGCCGTTCGACCTTCCGCTGCGGTTGCCTTGCGAAAGGCCGCGCTGCCGGTTTCCGGCGCAGCCGATTGCTGCATTGCGGCAAAAGCCGGTTGAACAGGCCCGTTCCGGTGGACAGAGCGGCGGCTTTGGATTAGGGACTCTCTTTCGGGAAGAACTTATGACACCACACCGCAGAGTCGCGAAATACAACCTTGGCCAGGTCGTCCGCCATCGCAGCCGCGATTTCAGGGGGGTGGTTTTCGACATCGATCCGGAATTCGCCAATACCGAAGAATGGTATGAATCGATCCCCGAGGATGTGCGTCCGGCCAAGGACCAGCCGTTCTATCATCTCTTTGCAGAGACCGAGGCCACCTATTACGTCGCCTATGTCTCCGAGCAGAACCTTGTGCCCGACCGTTCGGGTGAACCGGTCGATCATCCCGAGGTGGTCGAGATGTTCGGCGAGTTCAAGGATGGCCGCTATCCGCTTCAGTCCTTGCTGAACTGATCGCCCTGGCTGTCGGGCGACGCAGGGGCCGTTTCGTCCGAGACCGGCACGCGGAAGGCCAGGAAGTTGCGACGTTCCTCGCGGTAGTAATACAACTCCTGCGTCAGGTCGTGGATCAGGAACCAGCCGAAGCCGCCTTCGGGCAGGTCGATCTCGCTGATCGCGGGGGCATCGGGGGGCAGCAGGCAGCCGGCCGGCAGCGAGATACCGTCATCGGTCACCGCGCAGGACAGCATGCCGGCAAGGCGGACGATGCAGAGATGGATCAGCGGCGCGGCGCGATGGCCGGCTTCCGACCCGGAATCCTCGCTGCTATCCGCTGCGCCGGGGCCGTGTTCGGCCACGTTGTTCAGCACCTCGGCCAGCACAAGCTCCAGCCGGCCAAGCGCATCCTCATCGATCTCGGCGGCAAACCGGCGGCGGATGTCGGTCAGCGTGTCGCGGACGATCCGGGCCTCGGCGCGCAGGACGCGGTGAAACATGGTCTGGGCCGGCCGGCTCATTTCGCCGGTCTTCTCGGAATCGAGGTTCTTCGCGGTATTCATCAGCCGGCCTCCCTTGCCTGATCGGGCGCGGCCGAGATGTTGAACACGCTGTCCATCCGGGTCAGCCGGAAGACCCGTTCGACATTCGGCGTCAGGCCGCGCAGGACCAGCGGGATGCCGTCAGGCATGGCCTTGTGGATGGCGATCATCGCGCCAAGGCCGGAACTGTCCATGAAATCGACCCGCTGCAGGTCCAGAAGCACGGTCTTGCGGCTGGTCGACACGATCTCGCGCATCCGGTCCTTGAAGCTGGTTGCCACGGCGGCATCCAGTCGCGGCTCTGCAATCGTGACGAGGATCTGGTGCAGATCCGGCACAACGATCAGGTTCATCGGCGCATCCCTTGCAGATTCGGTTCCGGGATCCTGAATAGGGCCAAGACGTTACCATCCGGTAAGCGCGGCACGGGTCGGCGTGGTCCGATTCCGACAATTCGAACCACCTTGCCTGCCGCCGGCGATCTCGGAGAGGCCCGGCAGCCTCACTTCACGCCCGAAATCGTGGCAAGAGGCGGGCAATGCGCTGATCCGGCGGAACTTTCCGCAAAGTTTCGCGCTTGGCTTCTAGACTTTGGCGCTGCGCTTGCTGATCATCGCGGAACGCAACGGCTCGTGAACAGGGCCAGCCGCGGAAGGGGGGGACATGAATTTCTATAACGAGATGTACGAGGGCGAGAACGTCCGCGAACCCTATGCGCGCCTGCGCAGCTGGGTCGAGACCATGCCCGACGATTTCCGCCAGATGAAGCAGGCCGAGGCCGAGGACCTGTTCCGCCGCATCGGCATTACCTTCGCCGTCTATGGCGAGGGCGGCGATCCCGACCGGCTGATCCCCTTCGACATGATGCCCCGGGTCTTCGAACAGGCCGAATGGCGCAGGCTGGAACGCGGCATCAAGCAGCGGGCGCGGGCGCTGAACGCCTTTCTGCGCGATGTCTATGGCCGGGCCGAGATCGTGCGTGCGGGGCGCATTCCGGCAAGGCTGGTATATCAGAACGAGGCCTACGAGAAATCCGTGGTCGGTGTGGTGCCGCCGCGCGGGGTCTATTCCCACATCATCGGCATCGACCTTGTGCGCACCGGCAAGGATGATTTCTTCGTGCTCGAGGACAATTGCCGCACGCCGTCGGGCGTCAGCTACATGCTGGAAAACCGCGAGATCATGATGCGCATGTTCCCGCAGCTTTTCCGCAACAACCGGATCGAGCCGGTGGACCAGTATCCCGAACTCTTGCGCCGGACGCTGGAATCGGTGGCGCCTGCCAAGTGCCAGGACCGGCCGACCTGCGTGATCCTGACGCCGGGCCATTTCAACAGCGCCTATTACGAGCACAGTTTCCTTGCGAACCTCATGGGGGTGGAACTGGTCGAGGGGCAGGACCTCTTTGTCGATGGCGAATTCGTCTACATGCGCACCACGCAGGGTCCCAAGCGCGTCGACGTGATCTATCGCCGGCTCGACGACCCCTATCTTGACCCGCTGTGCTTCCGCCCCGATTCCATGCTGGGCGTGCCGGGGCTGATGGACGTCTATCGCTCGGGCGGGGTGACGATCTGTTCGGCCCCCGGCGCCGGCGTGGCCGATGACAAGGCCATCTATACCTTCGTCCCCGAGATGGTGCGCTTCTACCTGGGCGAGGAACCGCTGCTGAAGAACGTGCAGACCTGGACGCTGTGGAAACCCGACGACTACAAGTATGTCATGGAGAACCTGCCGGACCTGGTGGTGAAGGAGGTTCACGGCTCGGGTGGATACGGGATGCTGGTCGGGCCGAAATCGACCAAGGCCGAGATCGAGGAGTTCCGCAAGAAGATCGAGGCCGATCCGTCCAATTACATCGCACAGCCCACGCTGGCCCTGTCGACCTGTCCGACCTTCGTCGAGGAGGGAATCGCGCCCCGGCATGTGGACCTCAGGCCCTATTGCCTCTGCGGTGACCGGATCGAACTGGTGCCGGGCGGTTTGACCCGCGTGGCGCTGCGCGAGGGATCGCTGGTGGTGAACTCGTCGCAGGGCGGCGGGGTCAAGGACACCTGGGTTCTGACGGAATAAGGGAGGGACAGGACATGCTCAGCCGCACCGCCTCGAACCTGTTCTGGATGGGCCGCCATCTGGAACGCGCCGAAACCGCCGCCCGCCTTCTGGATGTGGGCCAGCGCATCACGCTGATGCCCAATACCGACGAGGGTTATCAGAGTGAATGGGCCTCGCTGTTGCAGGCCTCAGGAACATCGGATGCCTTTGCCGCGAAATACGGCGCCGTGACGCAGGAGAAAATCGAGGAATTCCTGTTCTTCGACCGCGACAACCCCTCGTCGGTGGTGTCCTGCCTGCAGCAGGCCCGCGAGGGCGGGCGGATCGTGCGCACCGCGCTGACCGGGCAGGTCTGGGACGCGCTCAATGTCGCCTACCAGGATCTACGCAAGATCGAGAAGACGCCGCGTGACAAGATCGACATGGCAGAACTGACCGATTTCACCACGCGCCACGCCTCGACCGTGCGCGGTGCGATCAACGCGACGCAGCTGCGTAATGACGGCTGGCATTTCATGAATCTCGGCTATTGCCTCGAGCGTGCGGATGCGACCGCGAGGCTGCTTGACGTGAAATACTTCGTGCTACTGCCGCGCATCGAGTTCGT is a window of Paracoccus zhejiangensis DNA encoding:
- a CDS encoding metallophosphoesterase gives rise to the protein MPIYAIGDIHGQLELLHRAHRLIEADGGSDARIVHLGDLIDRGPDSRGVIDHLMSGQAQGRDWIVLKGNHDRFLPTFLKDADWIDPAMSSGAVWTEHPGLGAAATLASYGVDVNQPRSDLQAAARAAVPMAHAEYLAGLPLWYLQDGLLFVHAGIRPGIDLQAQTEQDLVWIRKGFLDSPAHHGPLVVHGHTALDRATHFGNRIDLDSGAAYGGPLSAVRFDDQGAWLLGDGAPELLHPAPGG
- a CDS encoding DUF2585 domain-containing protein → MGRLSPWHLVALIVLATAGFLLFLGRVPICDCGYVKLWHGVTNSSGNSQHLTDWYTPSHVLHGLLFFAMLHVLLPRVAIGWRLVLATLVEAGWEIAENTSMVIERYRAVTISLDYYGDAVVNSVGDMLAMMLGFWLARVLPVWLSVALFLGTEAVTIWFIRDGLILNVLMLLWPIEALRQWQAAG
- a CDS encoding CreA family protein — protein: MKRLIGLAMLAAFPAMAEEVGEIGVDWVGNDIIIEAIADPEVPGVTCHLAYFDRSVIDRLSQGNWFEDPSNSAIECARTGPITVGDIARGKTGEDVFSEGRSLIFKSLRVKRVYDATNGVLVYLAHANELTEGSAKMAISTVALTPEEKAAAGPN
- the hspQ gene encoding heat shock protein HspQ; the protein is MTPHRRVAKYNLGQVVRHRSRDFRGVVFDIDPEFANTEEWYESIPEDVRPAKDQPFYHLFAETEATYYVAYVSEQNLVPDRSGEPVDHPEVVEMFGEFKDGRYPLQSLLN
- a CDS encoding ATP-binding protein encodes the protein MNTAKNLDSEKTGEMSRPAQTMFHRVLRAEARIVRDTLTDIRRRFAAEIDEDALGRLELVLAEVLNNVAEHGPGAADSSEDSGSEAGHRAAPLIHLCIVRLAGMLSCAVTDDGISLPAGCLLPPDAPAISEIDLPEGGFGWFLIHDLTQELYYYREERRNFLAFRVPVSDETAPASPDSQGDQFSKD
- a CDS encoding STAS domain-containing protein; amino-acid sequence: MNLIVVPDLHQILVTIAEPRLDAAVATSFKDRMREIVSTSRKTVLLDLQRVDFMDSSGLGAMIAIHKAMPDGIPLVLRGLTPNVERVFRLTRMDSVFNISAAPDQAREAG
- a CDS encoding circularly permuted type 2 ATP-grasp protein; translated protein: MNFYNEMYEGENVREPYARLRSWVETMPDDFRQMKQAEAEDLFRRIGITFAVYGEGGDPDRLIPFDMMPRVFEQAEWRRLERGIKQRARALNAFLRDVYGRAEIVRAGRIPARLVYQNEAYEKSVVGVVPPRGVYSHIIGIDLVRTGKDDFFVLEDNCRTPSGVSYMLENREIMMRMFPQLFRNNRIEPVDQYPELLRRTLESVAPAKCQDRPTCVILTPGHFNSAYYEHSFLANLMGVELVEGQDLFVDGEFVYMRTTQGPKRVDVIYRRLDDPYLDPLCFRPDSMLGVPGLMDVYRSGGVTICSAPGAGVADDKAIYTFVPEMVRFYLGEEPLLKNVQTWTLWKPDDYKYVMENLPDLVVKEVHGSGGYGMLVGPKSTKAEIEEFRKKIEADPSNYIAQPTLALSTCPTFVEEGIAPRHVDLRPYCLCGDRIELVPGGLTRVALREGSLVVNSSQGGGVKDTWVLTE
- a CDS encoding alpha-E domain-containing protein; protein product: MLSRTASNLFWMGRHLERAETAARLLDVGQRITLMPNTDEGYQSEWASLLQASGTSDAFAAKYGAVTQEKIEEFLFFDRDNPSSVVSCLQQAREGGRIVRTALTGQVWDALNVAYQDLRKIEKTPRDKIDMAELTDFTTRHASTVRGAINATQLRNDGWHFMNLGYCLERADATARLLDVKYFVLLPRIEFVGSGLDTYQWQVILRALSAHRAFHWAYGGDVTAGRVADFLILNGESPRSLITSLYEAVWHLEGLARRYGDKVPTTARDKAREVLERLQNQEIDTIFDDGLHEFLTWFITDIGKVASLVHQDYLQGGV